The window GGGCGCGCCGGTCTCGGCGCGCTTCGCGGCGACGGCGGCCATGCGCCCGGCGGCGGCGCGCGCCTCATCGAGGTCGCGCCCGAGGACGTAGAGCTCCTGGGCGGACAGCAGGGCGGTGAGGGCGGCGCGCTCGCGCAGGCCGGGCAGGCGCGCCTGCCAGTAGAGGGCCTCCTTTTCCAGGGCGGGGGCGATGTCCGGCGGCAGGCTTTTCGCGTGGTCGGCGATGCGGGCGACGGCCAGCCCGGCCTCGGCCAGCTCGGAGGAGAAGGGCGCGGCCTTCAGCGCGCGCTCCTGGCGCAGCACCTCGGCGCCGTCGCGCAGGACGGCGCAGGTGAAGCGCAGGTCGGCCTCGCCGCGCGCGCCGATGACATAGGCCAGCACGGCGCGGATCTCTTTGGCGGAGGAGGCGGTCTCCTTCCGCGCGGGGCGGCCGTTCTGCGTCACCTCCAGCGCGACGGTCAGCGCCTCGCCGTCGGGGTTCTCCACGACCACGGCCAGCTCGTTCCGCCCCACATGCGCGCGGCCCGTGTCCATTTTCACGAGGCGGACGCCGGGCTTCCGCGCCGCCCAGCGCACCTCGCCTGTGCGCTCCGCGTTGAACCGGTACTCGGGGAAGAGGATGTCGCCGCCGTCGCTGCCGGGCCACTGGTGCGCGTACAGGGTGCCGGTCACGGTGGGGCAGAGCACGGTCAGGGGGCCGCCGTCGGCGAGGCGGACCACCGCCGCCGAGGCGTTGCACGGCCCGCCCAGGGCCACCCGGTCCGCCAGCGCGCCCGTGGCCTTGAAAACATGAATCTGTCCGCTGTACCCCGCCACCAGCACCTCGGGCGACCCGTCGCCGTCGAGGTCCGCCACCGTCGGCGACCGGCGCGTGCGCGCCTCCACGTTCGCCGTCCAGCGCGGGCTGCCGTCCGCGCCGAACACCGCCACGCCGCCCTCCAGGTCCGCCGCGATGACCTCCGGTTTGCCGTCGCCGTCCAGGTCGGCGGCGGACACGCCGCTGTCCAGCGCGCCCGACAGGGGCGCCGACCACTTCACCACGCCGTCGTGCCCGGCGGCGTACAGGGTGTCGCCCGTGCCGCCGAGGATCTCCGGCAGGCTGTCGCCGTCCAGGTCGCACAGAAGCGGAGCGCCGCCGCCCGGGGTGCCTCCGGCCATGCGCCAGAGCGGCTTTCCGTCATGGGAGAGGCACAGCAGGGGCGCGGCCTCGCCGGCGAAGAGCACCTCCAGGTTCCCGTCGCCGTCCAGGTCGCCCACCGCCGGGGCGGATTTCAGGCCGCCGGCCTCGTGGTGCGTCCAAAGCTCCGCCCCGTCGCCGCGCTTGGCCGACACCTCGCCCGCCGCGTCGGCCATGACAAACTCCAGGTTTCCGTCGCGGTCGAGGTCGGCGGCGGCGATGCCCGCCGCGCCCCAGGTGATGCTGCTCGACAGGGAGTCCAGCCAGAGAATCTCGCCGTTGCCGCCGTTCAGGCAGTAGACCCGGCCCGTGTTCGTGATCACCAGCACCTCCGGCCCCGGCGAGGACGCCATCGCCTCGGCGATGGTCGGCGACACGCTGATGGGGTCCGGCTGCCGCCACCGCCACAGCTCGCCGCCCTGCGCGTTCAGGGCGATCACCGCGCCCTGGATCGTCGTGGCCACGATTTCCGGCGCGCCGTCGCCGGTGAGGTCGGCGACGCCCACGGAGCCGTCGAACTGCTCGCCCACGGGGGCGAAGGTCCACACAGGCAGCAACTCCGCCGACGCGGGAAGAAGGGACAGCACCCCCAGCAGGGCGGGAAGGGCGGAAGAAAGACGGCGCATGACGGGTCCTCCGGCGGAAATACCGCGTGGCGGGCCCGCTGGACATCCGGGGGCCCATCCCCCAAGGATACCCCATGGCGGCCCGCGACGGCCAGCGGCGCGGCGCGCGGAGGCAGGTGGTGTTGATCGCCGGACAAGACGCCGGGAGAACCGAAGCCGCGGCGGGAACGAGATTGCCACAGTCGCTCCGCTCCTTCGCAATGACGTTTGTTTTCGCGGTCATTGCGAGGAGGCCGCCCCGGCCGACGCGGCAACCTCTTGTCGGAAAGCCTCCGGTTCCCCGCATGCATTGGGTGAACGGACACCTCTTCACACCCTCGGGGCCTTCACCGTGAAGCCGCAAGGCGGCGCGCGGCGCCGACATTGCGCGCGCGCGCCGTCCGCGGCGATAATAGACGGCCCCGGCGCGTCCGGGACCACCCCAACCAGGAGACCCGTCATGTCCCAGTGCCCCGAATCCTTCGCGAATGTCACCGCCGTCTGCAAGGCCAACGTCTATTTCGACGGCAAGGTCGTCAGCCACACGATCCTGCTGGCCGACGGCGAGAAGAAGACCCTCGGCCTGATCTACCCCGGCGCGTACAACTTCGGCACGGGCCTGCCCGAGCGCATGGACGTCATCGCCGGCGCCTGCCGCGTGAAACTCGCGGGCGCGGCCGACTGGTCGGAATACGCGGCGGGCACATTCTTTGAGGTGCCCGGCAATTCGTCGTTCGACATCGCCGTCGCCGACGGCGCCCCCATGGAGTATGTCTGCTCGTACATCGGCTGAAACGGCGGTCCGGCGGCGCCGGACACGCGGGAGAACTGCCATGAAACGGATGATCCTTGCCGCGTTGTTGGCACTGTCCTGCCTCCCCGCCCTCGCGGCGGGCGTGGACCCCTTTGTTGGACGCTGGGCCCTCGGCCTCCCCGGCAACGCCGCCGGATGGCTCGAGGTCAAACAGGAGGACGGCTGGCTGGACGGCAGCGTGCTCTGGGGCGGCGGCAGCGTGCTGCCTCTGGACAGCGTCTACCTGGACGGCGACACCCTGCGCGCCGCGCGCGGGAAGGCCGTGGAGCGCAAACTGCCGTCTGGCGAGGTCCGCAACCAGTACGTCTCCGACCTCTACGCCTTCACCGTGGACGGCGACACGATCACGGGCACGCGGACCAGTCCGCGGGGCGACGGCACCGGCGTGGCCACCGTCGAGGTCACCGGGAAGCGCATTCCCCCGCTGCCCCCCGCCCCTGACCTGTCCAAGCTGAAATTCGGCGACCCCGTCACCCTCTTTAACGGGAAGAACCTCGACGGCTGGAAGCCCCTCGGCCTCGGCAAGAACGGCTGGAAGGCGGAGAACGGCGTCCTGGTCAACGATGCGCGCCAGGAGGAGGGCAAGCCCAAGGTGCACTACGCCAACCTGCGCACGGAGGCCGAGTTTGAGGACTTCAACCTCACGCTGGAGGTGAACGTGCCCAAGGACGGCAACAGCGGCGTGTACCTGCGCGGCGTCTACGAGGTGCAGGTGTTCGACAGCTTCGGCAAACCCCTGGACCCGCACAACATGGGCGGCATCTACAGCCGCATCACCCCCTCGGCCGCCGCGGAGAAACCCGCCGGCGAATGGCAGACCATGGACATCACGCTGGCGGACCGCCATGTGACGGTCATCCTCAACGGCGTGAATATCCTGGACAACGCCCCCCTCGCCGGATGCACCGGCGGCGCCCTCTGGGCCGACGAGTTCCGTCCCGGCCCCCTCTACCTCCAGGGCGACCACACCGGCGTCCAGTACCGCAACATCGTCCTGAAGCCCGTGGTGAAATAGGGCTGTTCAAGATGGGCCGTGGTCGCCCGCATGTGCGGAATCTGCTCCCCGGAGGGGAAGAAGGCGCGCAGCCGGAGGTGACCGAAGGGAACCTCCGGACAGAAGCGCGCAGAACCATTCCCAAGCCGTCGCACGGCAGGCTCCCGCCGGGCGAACCGGCGGTCCGAATTGCGCAAAGAAATAATAGTGCGCTGGCGGCGGGTTTTGTGGTATGATTCCCCCGTGCGGCAATCAGCCTATGTCACTCCGGGGACATTGTGTTCCCCCTCCTGCCATGCTTTCCAGCCTTCGACCCGGGGCGTCCGGGGGCTGCGAACCGTCGCCGCATGC is drawn from Candidatus Hydrogenedentota bacterium and contains these coding sequences:
- a CDS encoding PQQ-binding-like beta-propeller repeat protein, which encodes MRRLSSALPALLGVLSLLPASAELLPVWTFAPVGEQFDGSVGVADLTGDGAPEIVATTIQGAVIALNAQGGELWRWRQPDPISVSPTIAEAMASSPGPEVLVITNTGRVYCLNGGNGEILWLDSLSSSITWGAAGIAAADLDRDGNLEFVMADAAGEVSAKRGDGAELWTHHEAGGLKSAPAVGDLDGDGNLEVLFAGEAAPLLCLSHDGKPLWRMAGGTPGGGAPLLCDLDGDSLPEILGGTGDTLYAAGHDGVVKWSAPLSGALDSGVSAADLDGDGKPEVIAADLEGGVAVFGADGSPRWTANVEARTRRSPTVADLDGDGSPEVLVAGYSGQIHVFKATGALADRVALGGPCNASAAVVRLADGGPLTVLCPTVTGTLYAHQWPGSDGGDILFPEYRFNAERTGEVRWAARKPGVRLVKMDTGRAHVGRNELAVVVENPDGEALTVALEVTQNGRPARKETASSAKEIRAVLAYVIGARGEADLRFTCAVLRDGAEVLRQERALKAAPFSSELAEAGLAVARIADHAKSLPPDIAPALEKEALYWQARLPGLRERAALTALLSAQELYVLGRDLDEARAAAGRMAAVAAKRAETGAPLAVCAANPWATFAGTDELAEGRWTGPEVAVAAFSGEIESAALNVFNLSSAALTVRVDAGPLKDPEGAEAPKTALIAREAVAVPTQLSDTVADAIPRLGEGRTLVVPALDARQLFFEVDTAGLAPGDWTAEIRLRGLDVAGTEAKAVLKLTVWPPTLPEKRTLGLCHWGYVGSSLIKEHPEEALADQVRHGTTVFVCLHPPKAAFDADGNLTGPLDFAEHDAYLDAHAKHGLMLFYTYDSAIKGPAEKFSEPWNKAHVAYLRAWVEHLKARGMTYDDWALYTIDEPGLRPGLVDIHVNLGKLAREADPEIRVYTDPVGDASLDDLRAMLPVTDLWCPHRNGIVNKPDPEKFALIQNAGGTVFTYECQDNVKHRSPLGYYRGQAWLCWHHQLKAMGFWTYCTSQYDPWFNNGESEYLLIYPGDAVVSSKRWHAVRDGSEDHAMLTALRAAADAAEAAGKTPDAVAEARALLGERAGEVARFCGLDEDGELPGPGGVTAQRVIEDRRWQTIQTLRADMARLLDALK
- a CDS encoding pyrimidine/purine nucleoside phosphorylase; the encoded protein is MSQCPESFANVTAVCKANVYFDGKVVSHTILLADGEKKTLGLIYPGAYNFGTGLPERMDVIAGACRVKLAGAADWSEYAAGTFFEVPGNSSFDIAVADGAPMEYVCSYIG
- a CDS encoding DUF1080 domain-containing protein; translation: MKRMILAALLALSCLPALAAGVDPFVGRWALGLPGNAAGWLEVKQEDGWLDGSVLWGGGSVLPLDSVYLDGDTLRAARGKAVERKLPSGEVRNQYVSDLYAFTVDGDTITGTRTSPRGDGTGVATVEVTGKRIPPLPPAPDLSKLKFGDPVTLFNGKNLDGWKPLGLGKNGWKAENGVLVNDARQEEGKPKVHYANLRTEAEFEDFNLTLEVNVPKDGNSGVYLRGVYEVQVFDSFGKPLDPHNMGGIYSRITPSAAAEKPAGEWQTMDITLADRHVTVILNGVNILDNAPLAGCTGGALWADEFRPGPLYLQGDHTGVQYRNIVLKPVVK